The genomic stretch TCAGGGTAAACAAAATAGGCAGCATGCCACCCACACCAAAACCCATAATCAGGCACATTAAGCAGTTCATCCAGAACTCAGGCATAGCTCCACAAGCACTTGTAGCGATGAAAACCACGGCTGCCATCAAAATGGATGCTCTTCGACCAATGCGGTCACTCATCGATCCCCAGATAAAAGAACCCATAATGGTACCCGATATTCCGCATAAAGGCAATAAGGCTACCGGAATCTGGGCATGTGGATTTACAGGCGATTTTAAACCATATTCAATCGCCGCACCTGGTACCACAAAGGAAAGAATAGTAGGCTTCATGACATCCAACGTCATAGCCAGAGCCATCACGAACAACAAGGCAATATGAGGCCATCGGATAGGTACATCATCCAATGCCCTTACCTGCAGCGTATTGTAATCCGGGGTCATGGTAGATTTTTCCGGAATCAATCCGAATATGGTAAGGATCAATCCGATAACCATCCATATCATGCCCATGATCATGAACGAATCCATGTGCATGCCCACCAGGCGATAGCCCATGTTGCGGGCATGAAAATACATGGGCAGCTGCATAGCCATACCAGCTGATACCATGATACATCCGATCCAGAAAATGGTTTTACGGGAAAGGGTAAACTTGTGCATAGGCGAAATACTTTGATACAATGTCAGTGAAGATACATTTTTTTATTGTTGTAAGATGATGGATGCGAAAACTTAACGCAAGGAAATAAAACACGTTTGTTTTATTACAGATGATTTGTTGTATGTGCAGAAGCATGACCGATGAATTTTTGATAGTTTCGGAGAAATACATAAGTTCGTTGTGCTGAATAAAAAGTATTCATATATGCCACATATTTTGCCTGTACAGGATTTCGTGAATCTGCTGGATAGCCGCAGGAATGTGATATTGAACATGACCCCGGAAGAAGCTGAAGCTCTTTTGCTGGCTGATGATCCACGGGCAGTCAGCCATATCCGGGGGCAGTTTGCTCTTGTGGTGCGGAAAGACAAGGATGTGTATATGGCACGTTCCATAGGCCGGCCTATGCGTTATTTTCTGGCCAAGCAAACGGATGGTCCGTTGCTGATTGTGGCAGAACGGATAGATGAAATTTTTGAAGAACTGAAAAGAAGAGGGCTGGAAGCGCAGTTTCATCCATCTTATACAAGGATGGTGCCTGCACATTATGTGCTACGATTGCAATTGATTGGTTGTCCGGATCCCAATCCGATTTATCAGCGATATTTTGAACCTGTAAGAAATCATTTGCCGGCCGATCTCGACCTTATTGGACGTGCTTACATCGGTGCATTGGCTGATGTGTGTCAGAAATGGCTTATGCAAATTCCGGCAACAGAACCTGTGGGTGTATTGTTTTCCGGAGGCATTGACAGTGGTTCCGTATTCCTCGTATTGTATCATCTGATGTTGCAAATGGGCATGTCGCCGCAGCGGCTCAAGGCCTTTACACTTTCCGTACAGGATGACTCCGGCAATACCGGCCTGTCGGCAGATGCGCAGCAAGCACAGGATTTTCTGCATCAGCTGGGATTGGATTTGTTTCTGGAAGTGATGGACGTGCCGGCATCAGCTGTGGATTATCGGGAGGCTATCCGGGTGATAGAAGATTATAAACCATTGGATGTGGAAGCAGCAGCTATGACACTGGCCCTGTGCAGGCAAATCCGCCGGCAATATCCCGAATGGAGATATCTGGCAGATGGTGATGGGGGTGATGAAAACCTGAAAGATTATCCGATTGAAGAAAACAGTGAACTTACCATTCGCAGTGTGTTGAACAATCCTTTGCTGTATCATGAAGGATGGGGCGTGGATAAAA from Thermoflavifilum aggregans encodes the following:
- a CDS encoding asparagine synthase-related protein gives rise to the protein MPHILPVQDFVNLLDSRRNVILNMTPEEAEALLLADDPRAVSHIRGQFALVVRKDKDVYMARSIGRPMRYFLAKQTDGPLLIVAERIDEIFEELKRRGLEAQFHPSYTRMVPAHYVLRLQLIGCPDPNPIYQRYFEPVRNHLPADLDLIGRAYIGALADVCQKWLMQIPATEPVGVLFSGGIDSGSVFLVLYHLMLQMGMSPQRLKAFTLSVQDDSGNTGLSADAQQAQDFLHQLGLDLFLEVMDVPASAVDYREAIRVIEDYKPLDVEAAAMTLALCRQIRRQYPEWRYLADGDGGDENLKDYPIEENSELTIRSVLNNPLLYHEGWGVDKIKHSLTYTGGMSRGHVRSYAPARLLGFQAFSPYALPQVIEVSEGIPFIELTQWNHEKLYALKGEIVKRGVKAITGMDMPVYPKRRFQHGAVQPRLQSRLFPGNELVYRQYFQSLYA